The Triticum aestivum cultivar Chinese Spring chromosome 5A, IWGSC CS RefSeq v2.1, whole genome shotgun sequence genomic sequence GGATGATACTAAACTACAAGCAGGGAAGAGGCAGCAGCGATGGAGAGACTGGTGGCCCATGGCAGTGGGACGGCCGTGATATAGAGAGAAGACAGCACACGGCCCTTGCAGCAGCGACAGATtggtttttaaaattcatgaattggTTTTTGAATTTTGTGGACATTTTTAaaagttcatgaacattttttgagtatgcgaacattttttgatttcctgaacatttttacgaaatcgtgaacatttttgaaagtttcacaaacatttttttaattcctgaaattttttatgaatttgctaacattttttgaaactcaacATTGATTTCCCATACATTTTTGTTCAAAACcgtgaatattttttcaaaatcacAAACATTGATTGAATCCacatacattttatgatttcttgaGTATTTTCTTTCAAAATTCATATTATTTGGAAATTTGGAACTTTTCGAGGGGACCGCTGGAGAgagtttttttttgagacaaagagAATTTGTATTGAGTAGACGTCAGAGAGAACAAAGTCCAACAGGGCCTCCACGAGGCCCGGCCCGGGCCCATCTTCATATTATCCTCTTCCGTCGCCTTCGTTCCCCCTCGTCTCCCTGTCCGCTCCCCCTCCACCCCGCTCTCCGCTCCCTCCAAAACCCCAGCAGAATGGAGGCAAAGGCGCTCCCCCTCTCGCACTACCGCGCGCGGGCGGGCTCGCCGCTCCTCCTCTCCGCAGACGCCAGCTCCGCCGCGCGCAAGGGCTCCGGCGCGCCAGGTACTCCGCATTCCTCCATGGAATCTCAGGCTGTTCTGCTCGGGGCTAATCGGGGATTGTTTCGCCGTGTGTGTTTCGGGTAGGCAGGAGCAGGGCCTCGAGGTATGACGCGGGAGCGCCTCCGAGCAGGGCAGGTACTATGTTGGTAAATTACTGTATTCTATCCCTGACATTTGTTACTCCATATTCAAATTGCTTTACACCTTCTTATCCGAAAAATGGGTTGACTCTCTGGTCTCTGCATCAGTGTGATGCACACAGCGATAATTATTTTATACGTGTAAAAAATTAGTAAATAACCAAGGGCCTCACCTAATGCGAAATCACGCTCTGGTCATATCTTTCTTTTTTGTGAATACTGAAAAGATGCCTGTATGAGTGAATTAATGTAAGATCAAGCAAAGTACAAAAGCTAGGAATGGCACCGTTAACAACATGATCCTCCCTAGTATAATACAGTATTGTTCTTCATCTCTATGTTAAGCTGATTGTCTGATCCAAATCTCCTGTGCTTTTTAGGGATGAATGGAGTTCCAAAGCTTAATCCCAAATTCTCCACCAGAAGAGCAGGTGAAGAGCGCCGCTTGAAATAATGTAGCTAAGTTGCTCACTTTAACCGATTTTCTGTGTTTACGCAGGGACAAGTAAGGTTCCAATTATTAATTTCGAGGTTTCTCATCACAGAGCAGGTAAAATGTTAATGTTATGATTTTTTCATTTTGCTAATAATATTTGCCTTACTTGTATGAATCTCTGGTGGGATATAGTTTATTGGATATTTAATCATTCATAATGTTTGTGTTGTTGCCATGTTGGAGCAGTTGCAGCGGTGAGGTTGCTAAGAGCTGATAAGGGGAAGGCGTTTGTTGATCTTTTAAATGAGAAAGCAAACGATTCTGGGGAAAATGAGATGGGCTATGTAGAAAGGACGTTAGGATTCAGCACACGACATTTGGATGACAGGGATATAAGATTGGTAAAATTCATATATTTCACATGTTGAAATGTTTGTTCTGTCTACAAATTTCAGTTTGTTTAGGGGCACTTGCACTATGTTGGGTTATTGCTGGGAAATAGGAATATAATGCTGTAAGAGAAACAACTCCTTTGTTGCAGCAGCATAATGATGTCATCTGTATTTGATGAACATATAGCTAACTGGTTGTCAGTTTTGTTTATTCACTTTCTTGTATCACTATACCTGTGATacagcgtgtcatgataaacataTATTGCACAAATGGCTCAGTAACAATGTAACAGTATATAACACACTAATATGACTTCTCTATCCATGCGTAGGAATTCAAACCTTCTGATTCTCTTATGGTTGGATTGTTAGGTTACTGTCATAGTAGCTGGAACTGTACGTTGGAAACGCTACATTGATTATCTTATCATGTCACTCTGTAGTGAAGAGAAGGTGTTCAGCAACATGGAACCGCTGCTGCTGCAGGTTTGTCCTATATTTCTTACAGCATATAATCTCATTGAATACCCATTGCAGAAGTTTACTCCTGCTTGTAAAATATTTGAGGTTAACACTTCTGATTTCAGATATTGCGAATTGGCTTCTTTGAAATTCTCAAACTTAATGTACCAGCTTATGCTGTCGTTGATGAGGTATGTTGAAGTATTTAACATGTACCGGAATTAAGTTAGCCCTTTGTTTGTTTTTTGGTTGACCAGAATGTTAAATGCGGCAAGTGGTATCTCTTAATTAAAGTGATTTCCTTCCTGTTTatttaagttcaaaagaacaaatGTGGGCATGTGATACTGAGCTCTTTCTCTTATCATTTCATAATACAAAAGTTACGTTAAATGCTGTAGATGGTTGTGTTTCTGTTCTCTGATAGTTGGCATGCTGGATATAAATTATTACGATAATAGCCAGTATGCTACACCAGAACCCCCAAAAGGATGATATGGTTCCCTGTTTTAATATCCTGAAGGTCTACCTTGTTACTGTTCTTTGTTATATGGTGGTTTTCATACTTGGTGTGTCCATTATTTGAGATTGACATGTAGTATTATATTATTGTTGTCAGTTCTACTAAAGTCTGAAGCCAATGTCACCAGACAATATATTTGCTTTGTTTTCAAAAGGAACCTGATAATGTGTCTTGCAAACCGAATTTTAGAATGTAAGGCTCGCGAAAGTAGCTTTAAGGCCCGGTGCTGGGAACATGGTGAATGCGATTCTGCGTAAACTTCTGTTACTGAAGGTAAAACCTGGTGTACTCAGACTAATCAGTAGGGTTATGCTGTAAGCCTGTAACATTATTGTGTTGCTTTTATAATTAGGAGACAGATTCTCTTCCTCTTCCAAAGATAGAAGGTGATGATCGTGCCCAAGCTCGTGCTCTTTCCATAATTTATTCTCATCCTGTTGTAAGTTTGCTTTACTTCCTAAGCTTTAGTTCTCATCATGTTGTAAGTTTGCTTTACTTCCTAAACTTAGTTGACTTCTGTTAAAAAAATTTAAAGCGTCAAATGCTTCGTTCGTACAATCAATAGATCTACTGCACTGTTGATAACATTCGAATTAAACTCATGCGGTCATGCCTGTTTTCAACCAATGTCCTTGTTAACTGGAGTAATGTACCTGTGGGGACTTCAATGTACTTGCTGTTTCTGACGTTTCGTAAGAGCATAATATAGGATTGGTAGACATGTTTTGTAAGCTGTAATATGTTTTCTGCTCTGCAGTGGATGGTGAGAAGGTGGATTCGATTTCTTGGAAAAGAAGAAGCTCTAAAATTGATGAATTGGAATAACAGTGACCCTTATTTCAGTTTAAGGTTTTAATTTTTAAGCGTGCTCTTCTGTGAATTGCAAATTACCTGCTCGGCTGCTCTGTTTATGCGTGTGTTTCTGATTGACTGATCTTTGTGCCATAGGGTGAACACAACAAATGGTTATACAAGGGATGATCTTGTTAACCGATTGGAAGATTTGCAGGTACTTATGTTAATTCTTAGTACCTGAGTTCCATCCTATTTATGGCTAAGGTAGGAAAAATATAAGAGCCATGCTATTTATCTACATAGGATTTATCCAATTTAGTAGTCATGTTTGGGTCATACTCTGCCTtgattatttgcattggatttcaTCACTTGATTTTCTTTTGTGTAGGTTCACTATGAAAAGTCAATTATGGACGAATTTGTCCGCATTCGTGAGGGCATGCAGGTAAGGAAGCTGAACAGTTAGTTCCGTGATCACTGCACAACTGGTGTTTGCCAAACCAATGTGTTCTATTCATATCCTCTTAATTTCTTTTGGAACACAATATGTTTAGTATGCTTATAAATAACACTGTTCAAAGTCTTCTAAATTGGATGTGGACAATAAGATACCACACTTGACTTCAGTCCAAGGAAGTGAGACGCCGGGAGCTAGTAAAAATGAATGTTTAAGAAATAAAACTGAAATACTGCATTTCGATACTATTAGGTAGAAAGGAAAGGATAGCGCCATACTTCTGGTGTCTTAAGATATTATTTTGATGCTATTGCTATGGAGCACAAAATACTATAATCCAGCATACATTTCATTTTAGAAAATTTAGTTGTGTATCATACAAGTTCATTTATATTCAAAAAGTAACCTGTGCAGCATTTGTGGGCACACAATTTCCCCAATTCGCCCTTAATCCATAAGAAACTCTAGTGATTTTTAATTGCAATATTGCATTAGGAATGCCCATTTCTTATAATGCCTCTCGAGATACTGGCTGGTATCTTGATAGCGTAATTTCTTCCTTGCAGGCAGTCTTACAAGCTGGATTACTGAAAGAAGGCATGTGTGCCGTGCAGGATGAGAGTGCAGGCAAGTCGTGAACGTTACTTATTGACCACCTTTTATTTATTACAAATGGGATTATGATATTCAAATGATTTTTACTAGGACTACATGCTGATGTAGAAAGAACTATTCACTATTATGCTTTATACTCCATTACGTTAAGTATTTACCCTTTTCCCTTATACGGTTCCAAGTCTTGGTAACAACAGCAAGTTTCAATTGAAGATCGCTATAGATAACCCGCACTAAGATTTACAGAACCTATTGCAGGTTTTGTTGTGTCTGTGGTCGATCCACAACCTGGGGAAACAATCATGGATTGTTGTGCTGCACCTGGCGGGAAGACTTTATTCATGGCATCCCGGCTGGCAGGACAAGGTGAGAGATTAGAATGAGGGAGTTCAATTTTCTGTTGATATTGCAACTGGAGAACTGTGGGACCTTGTGCTAGTGTTTATCTTTTCCTTTCTGGCCATGCATCTATAATGTGTTTTGTTAGTATGCTATATTTTTGCAAAAAACTTGTGAGCAAAATGCTCAAATGAATCACTTTTCATATGTTATTCTTGACAGCCTGCTTGGGGTGCTATGCACCGCCGGCATAATCGGTTGTTATGACCTAGTAACGTGTGCCAGTGGCTGCCGTTGTTAGCTTAATTTGTCAGATATAAATCAACCAATGTATTACATTTATGTCCTTCAAATGTAGCATCTGATGCTATTTAATGGTTAGCCGGTATAAAAATTCTTCACCTTTCATCTCCACTGAAAACTAGCATTTGTGAATGTATACATTCCACACCGACAAGAAAATAGTACTCACAGGTCCAGAATAATTAAGTTCTACCAGATCTGATCTTGTTAAAACATTATGTCATCGATGCGGAGCGAGCTTCTAAGTCTGGAATACATAGTATACTTGACTTGATGATGTGCTATTATACAGGGAAGGTATCAGCTCTTGACATAAATAAAGGCCGCTTGCGAATTCTCATGGAGGCAGCAAAGTGCCACAATCTTGATGATATAATCACTGATATCCATGGTGATCTTCGACTATATGCTGTAAGTTTCCAAGAAACTTCATAATTACTAGTCCATAAAAAGCCTCAAAAAGAAAGAGGAAGTCCCGTATATCCAAGAATAATGCACCGCCAGTGGAAATATTTATCAGGAATATGCCTATTGACTATTACGGACTTATGGTTAATGTTTTATCCACGCATATGATAAGAAGGCTTATGCACATGACACGTAGACTTGTATTGCAGAAGGAAAGCACTGCCAAATATGACAAGGTATTGTTGGATGCTCCATGCTCTGGGCTGGGAGTCCTTTCCAAGGTAGCTCTCTTTATCAAGTTCACTGTTTTCGAGAACTTCGCCATCACAGAGCATTGTACTGATCCGAATCTGGAGTTACAAGttggcaaattttgtgatgaactaaaGTCACCTTTTCTGTTCCCAAGAGGGCAGACTTGCGTTGGAATCGACAATTTGAAGATCTGGAGGAGTTGGTGTGTTTGCAAGATGAGCTCCTTGATTCGGCCTCATCGTGAGATTCTTGCTGTTACACGTTTTTAAAATTTTGTGCAAGCAAATTCATCTTGACAGCATCTAAGATTACTTTCAATGATTTTACTTGCAGATTGGTAAAACCTGGTGGTATACTAATATACAGTACATGTTCCATTGACCATGAAGAAAATGAGAACCGGGTTACTGCTTTTGTTCAGAGGCATCCGGTAAGAGTTCATATTAAAATTATCCATCGATCCTTCACAAAAGATACGAACTCAATATTCAATTGATCTAGGCAATATGTCTGTCCTTACAATTCGGGGTCCTGTTGGTAACTTGGTACTATTAAGCATGTACATTGTTTCTGCCCAAGTATTATTATCACcaaaattctactccctccgtccacgaCAATAAttattgaacggagggagtagttttctttTAGTCATAGCATGAACCGAACTTCAATCCTTATCCAGCAATTGGAAGTCGCTGCCATTCCCACTATATGTTAGCCCTCAGTTCCGATTTAACAATGATATAGCTGCACATTTAACTCTCCAAAAAAGTTTACACATTTAAGC encodes the following:
- the LOC123104082 gene encoding probable ribosomal RNA small subunit methyltransferase B; protein product: MEAKALPLSHYRARAGSPLLLSADASSAARKGSGAPGRSRASRYDAGAPPSRAGMNGVPKLNPKFSTRRAGTSKVPIINFEVSHHRAVAAVRLLRADKGKAFVDLLNEKANDSGENEMGYVERTLGFSTRHLDDRDIRLVTVIVAGTVRWKRYIDYLIMSLCSEEKVFSNMEPLLLQILRIGFFEILKLNVPAYAVVDENVRLAKVALRPGAGNMVNAILRKLLLLKETDSLPLPKIEGDDRAQARALSIIYSHPVWMVRRWIRFLGKEEALKLMNWNNSDPYFSLRVNTTNGYTRDDLVNRLEDLQVHYEKSIMDEFVRIREGMQAVLQAGLLKEGMCAVQDESAGFVVSVVDPQPGETIMDCCAAPGGKTLFMASRLAGQGKVSALDINKGRLRILMEAAKCHNLDDIITDIHGDLRLYAKESTAKYDKVLLDAPCSGLGVLSKRADLRWNRQFEDLEELVCLQDELLDSASSLVKPGGILIYSTCSIDHEENENRVTAFVQRHPEFTPQGVQGFVPAEFITDDGFYSSSPTKHSLDGAFAARLVRSMH